Proteins from a single region of Mus pahari chromosome 2, PAHARI_EIJ_v1.1, whole genome shotgun sequence:
- the LOC110317118 gene encoding vomeronasal type-1 receptor 44-like, with protein MNKADLLHIDTNIKITFLAEVSVGISANSIVFFAHICKRLGENRPKPIDLYIAFLSLTQLMLLITMGLIAVDMFMSQGRWDSTTCKPLIYLHRLLRGLTICATCLLNVLWTITLSSRNSCLTKFKHKYPHHISGVFIFLCVLYMSFSSHFLVSLTATPNLTSKDFMYVTQSCSLLPMSYSRKSMFSTPVAIRETFLISLMALSSGYMVTLLWKHKKQVRHLHSTSLSSKASPEQRATRTILLLMSFFVVFYILSIVIFHSRMKFKDGPIFYFVQIIVSHSYATVSPFVFICTEKHIIKFLRSVFDRIKNI; from the coding sequence ATGAATAAAGCCGACTTACTTCACATtgacacaaacataaaaatcacCTTTCTTGCTGAAGTGAGTGTTGGAATCTCAGCTAACAGTATCGTCTTTTTTGCCCACATCTGCAAGCGCCTTGGTGAGAACAGACCTAAGCCCATTGATCTCTACATTGCTTTCTTGTCCCTAACCCAACTAATGCTGCTTATAACTATGGGACTCATAGCTGTGGACATGTTTATGTCTCAGGGGAGATGGGATTCTACCACATGCAAACCCCTTATCTATTTGCACAGGCTTCTGAGGGGCCTTACCATTTGTGCTACTTGTCTGCTGAATGTCCTTTGGACCATCACACTTAGTTCTAGAAACTCCTGTTTAACAAAGTTTAAACATAAATATCCCCATCACATTTCAGGtgtctttattttcctctgtGTTCTCTATATGTCTTTTAGCAGTCACTTCTTAGTATCATTGACTGCGACCCCTAATTTGACCTCAAAGGATTTTATGTATGTTACTCAGTCCTGCTCACTTCTACCCATGAGTTACTCCAGAAAAAGCATGTTTTCAACACCAGTAGCCATCAGGGAAACCTTTCTTATCAGTCTCATGGCCCTGTCCAGCGGGTACATGGTGACTCTCCTATGGAAGCACAAGAAGCAGGTCCGGCACCTTCACAGCACCAGCCTTTCTTCAAAAGCCTCCCCAGAGCAAAGGGCCACCAGGACCATCCTGCTTCTCATGAGCTTCTTTGTGGTTTTCTACATTTTGAGCATTGTTATCTTCCACTCAAGGATGAAGTTTAAGGATGGCCCAATATTCTACTTTGTCCAAATTATTGTTTCCCATAGCTATGCCACAGTCAGCCCTTTTGTGTTCATTTGCACTGAAAAACATATAATTAAGTTTTTGAGGTCAGTGTTtgacagaataaaaaatatttga
- the LOC110317013 gene encoding vomeronasal type-1 receptor 49: MSKANLLHTDTNMKITLFSEVSVGISANTILFFARLCKLLGENRPKPIDLYIAFLSLTQLMLLITMGLIAVDMFMPWERWDSTTCQLLIYLHRLLRGLTLCATCLLNVLWTITLSPRSSCLTKFKHKSLHNISGAFLFFCVLYVSFSSHVLVSIIATPNLTSEDFVYVTHSCSLLPMSYSRENRFATLMAIRETFLISLMALSSGYMVALLWRHKKQVQYLHSTSLSSKASPEQRATRTILLLMSFFVVLYTLERLVFQSRLKFKDCSIFYFVHIIVSHSYATVSPFVFICTEKHIIKFWESTFGRIVNI; the protein is encoded by the coding sequence ATGAGTAAAGCAAACTTACTCCACACTGACACTAACATGAAAATCACCTTGTTCTCTGAAGTAAGTGTTGGGATCTCAGCTAACACTATCCTCTTTTTTGCCCGCCTCTGCAAGCTCCTTGGTGAGAACAGGCCTAAGCCCATTGATCTCTACATTGCTTTCTTGTCCCTGACCCAACTAATGCTGCTTATAACTATGGGACTCATAGCTGTGGACATGTTTATGCCTTGGGAGAGATGGGATTCTACCACATGCCAATTGCTTATCTATTTGCACAGGCTTCTGAGAGGCCTTACTCTATGTGCTACCTGTCTGCTGAATGTCCTTTGGACCATCACCCTTAGTCCTAGAAGCTCCTGTTTAACAAAGTTTAAACATAAATCTCTCCATAACATCTCAggtgcctttcttttcttctgtgtcctCTATGTGTCTTTTAGCAGTCATGTCTTAGTATCAATTATTGCTACCCCCAACTTGACCTCTGAGGATTTTGTGTATGTTACTCATTCCTGCTCACTTCTACCCATGAGTTACTCCAGAGAAAATAGGTTTGCCACTCTGATGGCCATCAGGGAAACCTTTCTTATCAGTCTCATGGCCCTGTCCAGTGGGTACATGGTGGCTCTCCTATGGAGGCACAAGAAGCAGGTCCAGTATCTTCACAGCACCAGCCTTTCTTCAAAAGCATCCCCAGAGCAGAGGGCCACCAGGACCATCCTGCTGCTCATGAGCTTCTTTGTGGTCCTTTACACTTTGGAAAGACTTGTCTTCCAATCAAGGCTGAAGTTCAAGGATTGCTCAATATTCTACTTTGTCCATATTATTGTGTCCCATAGCTATGCCACAGTCAGcccttttgtgtttatttgtactGAAAAACATATAATTAAGTTTTGGGAGTCAACTTTTGGCAGAatagtaaatatttga